A DNA window from Streptococcus mutans contains the following coding sequences:
- a CDS encoding cell division protein FtsQ/DivIB, whose translation MAKDKDTEKQEIPLTEWQQRNLEFLKKKQEEKREKEKLNEKKMAEKKAQFQTDKEADSKESDKQPSSLFDDKKQEEPKKKPATPKKIKKEKKVPKLPRKDYWQAAMVIIISSIVLIASLFMISPLSRQKEITVSGNKNAIESQLIEELGIKKSDYLTTLLFQANRFERNLKSKDKWVKEAKLVYHFPNHFTLRVKEYRIIAYRQTDKGYVPILENGTRVDTVNASELPGSFVTINLDQEKEVRKLVQKLAKLDKSLVGSIKVISSVNSSSTKDLLLLEMKDNNSVRVPLSEIDTKLPYYSKIKKNLTDGSIVDMEVGIYSTTADIEASIAEHKTTATTESSENSSNAENTDSTQSSEANSQEGSQSVTQATISQ comes from the coding sequence ATGGCGAAAGATAAAGATACAGAAAAGCAAGAAATTCCTTTGACAGAATGGCAGCAGCGCAATTTGGAATTTCTTAAGAAAAAACAAGAAGAAAAACGCGAAAAAGAAAAACTAAATGAAAAGAAAATGGCTGAAAAAAAGGCTCAGTTTCAAACTGATAAAGAAGCAGACAGTAAGGAAAGTGATAAGCAACCTTCAAGTTTATTTGATGATAAAAAACAAGAAGAGCCTAAAAAAAAGCCAGCTACACCTAAAAAGATAAAAAAAGAAAAGAAAGTGCCAAAACTTCCTCGAAAGGACTACTGGCAGGCTGCTATGGTTATTATCATTTCAAGCATTGTTTTAATTGCCTCCTTATTTATGATTAGTCCTTTGAGTCGTCAAAAGGAGATAACTGTTTCGGGTAATAAAAATGCCATTGAATCTCAGTTAATTGAAGAATTAGGGATTAAGAAATCAGATTATCTAACGACCTTACTTTTTCAGGCCAATCGTTTTGAAAGAAATCTTAAGTCTAAAGATAAATGGGTAAAGGAGGCAAAATTAGTTTATCATTTTCCCAATCATTTTACTTTAAGAGTAAAAGAATATCGTATTATTGCTTATAGACAAACGGATAAAGGCTATGTCCCAATTTTAGAAAATGGTACCCGTGTTGATACCGTTAACGCTTCAGAATTACCTGGTTCATTTGTGACTATTAATTTAGATCAGGAAAAAGAGGTTCGAAAACTGGTTCAAAAATTGGCAAAACTTGATAAATCCTTAGTTGGTAGTATTAAAGTCATTTCTTCTGTTAATTCCAGCTCTACTAAGGATCTGCTTTTATTGGAAATGAAAGATAACAACAGTGTTCGTGTTCCTTTATCAGAAATTGATACAAAATTACCTTATTATTCTAAAATTAAAAAGAATCTTACAGACGGCAGTATTGTTGATATGGAGGTGGGGATTTATAGTACAACTGCAGATATAGAAGCTTCGATTGCAGAACATAAGACAACAGCTACAACAGAATCTTCTGAGAACTCCTCTAATGCTGAAAATACTGATTCAACACAATCTTCAGAAGCAAATTCACAAGAAGGTTCACAATCAGTAACGCAGGCAACCATATCTCAATAA
- a CDS encoding UDP-N-acetylglucosamine--N-acetylmuramyl-(pentapeptide) pyrophosphoryl-undecaprenol N-acetylglucosamine transferase: protein MAKKKIIFTGGGTVGHVTLNLLLIPRFLKDGWEVHYIGDKHGIEHEQIEQSDFDVIFHSIATGKLRRYFSLKNVLDVFKVGWGVLQSLTIMVKVRPQVLFSKGGFVSVPPVVAANLLRIPVFVHESDLSMGLANRIAYKFATTMYTTFEQSDNLTKTKHVGAITKVNQTISSSDDNTEIKTIKEYFDPRLKTLLFIGGSAGAKVFNQFISDTPELTKHYNVINISGDKTLNNLSQNLYRVDYVTEMYQPLMDLADVVITRGGSNTIFELLAMAKLHIIVPLGKEASRGDQLENAAYFEEKGYAQQLSEENLNFAELDKVIKDLLENQTVYQDKMTSSSEIKTPNDFYNLLLTDITSKSKGK from the coding sequence ATGGCAAAAAAGAAAATTATCTTTACAGGTGGTGGGACAGTCGGTCATGTTACTCTTAATTTACTCCTTATTCCCCGCTTTTTAAAAGATGGCTGGGAAGTGCACTATATTGGTGATAAACATGGCATTGAGCATGAACAAATTGAGCAGTCAGATTTTGATGTCATCTTTCATTCAATTGCAACAGGTAAACTGCGCCGTTACTTTTCTTTGAAAAATGTACTAGATGTTTTCAAGGTTGGTTGGGGTGTTCTGCAGTCTCTTACGATTATGGTGAAGGTTCGTCCACAAGTACTATTTTCTAAAGGTGGGTTTGTTTCAGTTCCTCCTGTTGTAGCCGCTAATCTTTTGAGAATCCCTGTTTTTGTTCATGAATCTGATTTATCAATGGGACTGGCTAACCGAATTGCTTATAAATTTGCCACTACCATGTACACAACGTTTGAACAATCTGATAATTTGACTAAAACAAAACACGTTGGAGCTATTACTAAAGTTAATCAAACTATTTCTAGCAGTGATGATAATACAGAAATTAAAACGATTAAAGAATATTTTGATCCTCGTTTAAAAACTTTGCTGTTTATTGGAGGTTCAGCTGGAGCCAAAGTTTTCAATCAATTTATTTCTGATACACCAGAACTCACTAAGCATTATAATGTTATCAATATTTCTGGCGATAAAACATTAAATAATTTAAGCCAAAATCTTTATCGTGTAGATTACGTGACGGAAATGTATCAGCCCTTGATGGATTTAGCAGATGTTGTTATTACACGCGGTGGTTCCAACACCATCTTTGAGCTGCTTGCTATGGCAAAACTTCATATCATTGTGCCATTAGGAAAAGAAGCTAGTCGTGGTGATCAGCTTGAAAATGCTGCTTATTTTGAGGAAAAAGGTTATGCCCAACAATTATCTGAAGAAAATCTAAACTTTGCAGAACTTGATAAAGTGATCAAAGATTTATTAGAAAATCAAACCGTTTATCAAGATAAAATGACTTCATCAAGTGAGATAAAGACTCCAAATGATTTTTACAATCTTTTGTTAACAGATATAACATCTAAGAGTAAAGGAAAATAA
- the ftsA gene encoding cell division protein FtsA encodes MARDGFFTGLDIGTSSIKVLVAEFINGSMNVIGVSNVKSSGVKDGIIIDIDTAAEAIKSAIKEAEEKAGMSISKVNVGLPANLLQIEPTQGMIPVPSESKEIKDEDVDSVVRSALTKSITPEREVISLIPEEFIVDGFQGIRDPRGMMGIRLEMRGLIYTGPSTILHNLRKTVERAGIEVENIIISPLALTKSVLNEGEREFGATVIDMGGGQTTVASMRAQELQFTNTYAEGGDYVTKDISKVLKTSHQVAEALKFNFGEANVAEASSTETVQVEVVGERNPVEITERYLSEIISARVRHLLDRIKQDLERGRLLDLPGGIVIVGGAAIMPGVVEIAQEIFGSNVKLHVPNQVGIRNPMFANIISIVEYVGTLTEVDILAQGAVSGDEKLRRKPIDIKPSGVAPKTRSFAQPQESTTLESQLEQLPPQQKEANEPKQKVGDRLRGIFGSMFD; translated from the coding sequence ATGGCTAGAGATGGCTTTTTTACAGGATTGGATATAGGAACAAGCTCGATTAAAGTTTTAGTTGCTGAATTTATCAATGGCAGTATGAATGTTATTGGTGTTAGCAATGTCAAAAGTTCGGGTGTAAAAGACGGTATCATTATTGATATAGATACTGCGGCAGAAGCCATTAAATCAGCAATTAAAGAAGCAGAAGAAAAAGCAGGGATGTCAATCAGCAAGGTTAATGTTGGTCTACCGGCAAATCTGTTGCAAATTGAGCCAACACAGGGAATGATTCCTGTTCCTAGTGAATCTAAGGAAATCAAAGATGAAGATGTTGATAGTGTTGTTCGTTCAGCTTTAACAAAGAGCATCACACCAGAACGTGAAGTGATTTCACTTATTCCTGAAGAATTCATTGTGGATGGTTTCCAAGGTATTCGCGATCCTCGCGGAATGATGGGAATTCGTTTAGAAATGCGCGGTCTAATTTATACTGGACCAAGTACTATTTTGCATAATCTTCGTAAAACAGTAGAACGTGCAGGTATTGAAGTTGAAAATATTATTATTTCTCCACTGGCTCTTACCAAGTCAGTTTTGAATGAAGGAGAACGTGAGTTTGGAGCCACCGTCATTGACATGGGAGGCGGTCAAACCACAGTAGCTTCAATGCGAGCACAAGAATTGCAATTCACCAATACTTATGCCGAAGGTGGTGATTATGTTACTAAGGATATTTCTAAAGTCCTTAAAACATCCCACCAAGTGGCTGAGGCACTTAAGTTTAACTTTGGTGAAGCTAATGTAGCTGAAGCGAGTTCAACTGAAACTGTTCAGGTGGAAGTGGTGGGTGAACGTAATCCGGTTGAAATTACTGAACGCTACCTTTCCGAAATTATATCAGCGCGTGTTCGTCACTTGCTAGACCGTATTAAACAAGACTTAGAACGCGGTAGATTATTAGATCTGCCTGGTGGAATTGTTATTGTGGGTGGAGCTGCTATCATGCCTGGGGTTGTAGAAATCGCTCAAGAAATTTTTGGTTCCAATGTTAAACTTCATGTTCCAAACCAAGTCGGCATCAGAAATCCTATGTTTGCTAATATTATTAGCATTGTTGAATACGTAGGAACACTTACTGAAGTTGATATTTTAGCGCAAGGTGCAGTTTCTGGTGATGAAAAATTAAGAAGAAAACCAATTGATATTAAGCCATCAGGTGTTGCACCCAAAACTAGAAGTTTTGCTCAACCGCAAGAGTCGACTACTCTTGAATCACAATTGGAACAATTGCCGCCTCAACAGAAGGAAGCAAATGAGCCAAAACAAAAAGTGGGTGATCGTTTACGTGGTATCTTTGGTAGCATGTTCGACTAA